In Natronoarchaeum philippinense, a single window of DNA contains:
- a CDS encoding NuoI/complex I 23 kDa subunit family protein produces MIGLLKSMATTMKHALDGNTFTVEYPEEAPEVSPRFRGVHKFSQERCIWCRQCENVCPNDTIQIVTDDKRNGEQYNLHIGQCIYCRLCEEVCPVDAILLTQNFEFTGDTKDDLVYNKEQLKSVPWYKDIDPLNSREPDRDAWIGEGEGEVDYQ; encoded by the coding sequence ATGATCGGACTGCTCAAATCCATGGCGACGACGATGAAGCACGCGCTCGACGGTAACACGTTCACCGTCGAGTATCCCGAAGAAGCGCCCGAAGTGTCGCCGCGGTTCCGCGGCGTCCACAAGTTCAGCCAAGAGCGCTGTATCTGGTGTCGGCAGTGCGAGAACGTCTGCCCGAACGACACGATCCAGATCGTCACCGACGACAAGCGCAACGGCGAGCAGTACAACCTCCACATCGGCCAGTGTATCTACTGTCGACTGTGCGAGGAAGTCTGTCCGGTCGACGCCATTCTGTTGACCCAGAACTTCGAGTTCACGGGCGACACGAAAGACGACCTCGTCTACAACAAAGAGCAGCTCAAGTCGGTGCCGTGGTACAAGGACATCGACCCGCTGAACTCGCGTGAACCCGACCGCGACGCGTGGATCGGTGAAGGCGAAGGCGAAGTCGACTACCAGTAA
- a CDS encoding NADH-quinone oxidoreductase subunit D, translating to MSRSELPDTPEVGVDEGEVDYDALESLLGEYVLEREDHINAGGFVIRPDDVQDVLSTLREEAGFDHLSTVTAQQYEDRYESIYHLKKYDDPTQEVNVIVPTTTENPVSQSGAPVFRTADWHEREAYDLVGIEYEDHPDLRRILLPETWTGHPLGGDYDQTKPQIVSLTEHANPLQEDHRVEGEGTDTMFLNIGPHHPATHGVLHLETVLDGEQVLDVDPDIGYLHRCEEQMCQQGTYRHQIMPYPDRWDYISAGLLNEWAYARTAEDLADLDVPEYAQIIRTMSAELCRIASHLLALATFALDINGDFTATFMYAIREREKAQNILEDLTGQRLMFNYFRLGGVAWDLPEPREEFFDKIRDYLNELPEASEEFHNLLTNNEILQARTVNTGILEPEAAKQYGATGPVARGSGVDYDLRRDDPYGYYDELDWDVIVEDGCDNFSRLLVRMREVEESAKIIDQCVDLLEDWPEDDREIQSNVPRTIKPDPDTEIYRAVEGAKGELGIYIRADGTDKPGRFKIRSPCFSNLQTLPEMAEGEYIADLIASLGSLDIVLGEVDR from the coding sequence GTGAGCCGCTCCGAGCTCCCCGACACGCCCGAGGTCGGCGTCGACGAGGGCGAAGTCGACTACGACGCGCTCGAATCGCTGCTCGGCGAGTACGTCCTCGAACGCGAGGATCACATCAACGCCGGCGGGTTCGTCATTCGCCCCGACGACGTGCAGGATGTCCTCTCGACGCTGCGCGAGGAGGCCGGCTTCGACCATCTCTCGACGGTCACCGCCCAGCAGTACGAGGATCGCTACGAGTCGATCTACCACCTCAAGAAGTACGACGATCCGACCCAAGAGGTCAACGTCATCGTGCCGACGACGACCGAAAACCCCGTCAGTCAAAGTGGGGCGCCGGTGTTCCGCACCGCCGACTGGCACGAGCGTGAAGCCTACGACCTCGTCGGGATCGAGTACGAGGACCACCCCGACCTGCGTCGCATTCTGCTGCCCGAGACGTGGACGGGCCATCCCCTCGGCGGCGACTACGACCAGACCAAACCGCAGATCGTCTCGCTGACCGAACACGCCAATCCGCTGCAGGAAGACCACCGGGTCGAAGGCGAGGGGACGGACACGATGTTCCTCAACATCGGCCCCCACCACCCCGCGACCCACGGTGTGCTCCACCTCGAAACCGTGCTCGACGGCGAGCAGGTACTCGATGTCGATCCGGATATCGGCTATCTGCACCGCTGCGAGGAGCAGATGTGCCAGCAGGGCACCTACCGCCACCAGATCATGCCCTACCCCGACCGGTGGGACTACATCTCGGCTGGCCTGCTCAACGAGTGGGCGTACGCACGCACGGCCGAGGACCTCGCTGACCTCGACGTGCCCGAGTACGCACAGATCATCCGGACGATGAGCGCCGAGCTGTGCCGGATCGCCTCGCACCTGCTCGCGCTGGCGACGTTCGCGCTGGACATCAACGGCGACTTCACCGCGACGTTCATGTACGCGATCCGCGAGCGCGAGAAGGCCCAGAACATCCTCGAAGACCTCACCGGTCAGCGCCTGATGTTCAACTACTTCCGGCTCGGCGGCGTCGCGTGGGACCTGCCCGAACCCCGCGAGGAGTTCTTCGACAAGATCCGCGATTACCTCAACGAGCTGCCCGAGGCCTCCGAGGAGTTCCACAACCTGCTGACGAACAACGAGATTCTGCAGGCCCGGACGGTCAACACGGGCATTCTCGAGCCCGAGGCCGCAAAGCAGTACGGCGCGACCGGACCGGTCGCCCGCGGCTCCGGCGTCGACTACGACCTCCGGCGGGACGACCCCTACGGCTACTACGACGAGCTCGACTGGGACGTTATCGTCGAGGACGGCTGCGACAACTTCTCGCGCCTGCTCGTCCGCATGCGCGAAGTCGAGGAGTCGGCCAAGATCATCGACCAGTGTGTCGACCTGCTCGAAGACTGGCCCGAGGACGACCGCGAGATCCAGAGCAACGTCCCGCGGACGATCAAGCCCGACCCCGACACCGAAATCTACCGCGCTGTCGAAGGTGCGAAGGGCGAACTCGGCATCTACATCCGCGCCGACGGCACCGACAAGCCCGGCCGGTTCAAGATCCGCAGCCCGTGCTTCTCGAACCTGCAGACGCTGCCGGAGATGGCCGAAGGCGAGTACATCGCCGACCTGATCGCCTCGCTCGGTAGCCTCGACATCGTGCTCGGAGAGGTGGATCGATGA
- a CDS encoding complex I subunit 1/NuoH family protein yields MTAPLQTLMPEQLAEWLGLDAYGGAGLFVAALIASALVASLMLTNAALAGPWAKRKITAAFTDRIAVNRHGPFGLLIIIADAVRLMSKELIIPEGADRPAYDIGPMVVAFSALLGFAVIPMGSIAGINFQIADPEIGLVFAFAIASIASLGLVMCGYASNNKYSMLGGLRAVAQNIAYEIPLIVTAASVVLFSESLQMTEIVAAQTETLVTIAGISIPSWYAFVNPFAFVLFLTANLAEVGRNPFDTPEAPTEIVAGYQTEYSSIYFVLIYLGEFLHIFLGGAILATVFLGGPAGPVLPGLVWMIIKMWAVFLFTQWARSAIPRVRIDQLIEIGWKGLLVLSFANLVLTAVIVGVLIA; encoded by the coding sequence ATGACGGCACCGCTCCAGACGTTGATGCCCGAGCAACTCGCCGAGTGGCTCGGACTCGACGCTTACGGTGGGGCTGGCCTGTTCGTCGCCGCCCTCATCGCGTCGGCGCTGGTCGCCTCGCTGATGCTGACCAACGCCGCACTGGCCGGCCCGTGGGCCAAGCGAAAGATCACGGCCGCCTTTACTGACCGGATCGCTGTGAACCGTCACGGTCCGTTCGGTCTGCTCATCATCATCGCCGACGCGGTTCGGCTGATGTCCAAAGAGCTCATCATCCCCGAGGGCGCCGACCGCCCAGCCTACGACATCGGTCCGATGGTCGTCGCTTTCTCGGCGCTACTCGGCTTTGCGGTGATCCCGATGGGATCGATCGCGGGCATCAACTTCCAGATCGCCGATCCCGAGATCGGCCTCGTGTTCGCGTTCGCGATCGCGTCGATCGCCAGTCTCGGTCTGGTGATGTGTGGCTACGCCTCGAACAACAAGTACTCGATGCTGGGCGGTCTGCGCGCGGTCGCACAGAACATCGCCTACGAGATTCCGCTGATCGTCACTGCGGCGTCGGTGGTGCTGTTCTCGGAGTCGCTCCAGATGACCGAGATCGTCGCCGCCCAGACGGAGACGCTCGTCACCATCGCGGGCATCTCGATCCCGTCGTGGTACGCCTTCGTCAACCCGTTCGCGTTCGTACTGTTCCTGACCGCGAACCTCGCTGAAGTCGGTCGGAACCCCTTCGACACGCCGGAGGCGCCGACCGAGATCGTCGCCGGGTATCAGACGGAGTACTCCTCGATCTACTTCGTGCTGATCTACCTCGGCGAGTTCCTCCACATCTTCCTCGGCGGCGCCATTCTGGCGACCGTCTTCCTCGGCGGCCCTGCCGGGCCGGTCCTGCCGGGGCTGGTGTGGATGATCATCAAGATGTGGGCTGTGTTCCTGTTCACCCAGTGGGCGCGGTCGGCGATCCCTCGGGTGCGCATCGACCAGCTTATCGAGATTGGTTGGAAAGGACTGCTGGTTCTGTCCTTTGCTAACCTGGTGCTCACGGCCGTAATCGTGGGGGTGCTGATTGCATGA